Proteins encoded within one genomic window of Haladaptatus sp. QDMS2:
- a CDS encoding winged helix-turn-helix domain-containing protein encodes MEAALWYVLTGTRGGANRVRLLKALHDQPRNANQLAEDLDLNYKTIRHHLEVLMENNIVITSGDDYGAIYLPSENARHHWDTIEQIIEQVE; translated from the coding sequence ATGGAGGCTGCCCTCTGGTACGTGTTAACCGGTACCCGAGGCGGAGCCAACCGGGTTCGACTGTTGAAGGCCCTCCACGACCAACCCCGGAACGCAAACCAGCTCGCGGAGGATCTGGATTTGAACTACAAGACGATTCGCCACCACCTCGAGGTGCTCATGGAAAACAACATCGTGATTACAAGCGGCGACGACTACGGAGCGATTTACTTGCCGAGCGAAAACGCCCGCCACCACTGGGATACCATCGAACAAATCATCGAGCAGGTGGAGTGA
- a CDS encoding DUF357 domain-containing protein: protein MPADLAEKTNRYERLLAEALDAAEDVNPPNTPLGESAAEYREMAQSYLDDGRHFKANDDLVNALASFSYGHGWMDAGARIGLFKVPDEGHLFTV, encoded by the coding sequence ATGCCTGCGGACTTAGCGGAGAAGACGAACCGGTACGAGCGGTTACTCGCAGAGGCACTGGACGCCGCAGAGGACGTGAACCCGCCGAACACGCCCCTCGGCGAGTCAGCCGCCGAGTACCGCGAGATGGCCCAGTCGTATCTGGACGATGGCCGTCACTTCAAGGCGAACGACGACCTCGTGAACGCGCTCGCCTCTTTCTCTTACGGTCACGGCTGGATGGACGCCGGCGCTCGCATTGGGCTGTTCAAGGTGCCAGACGAGGGTCACCTGTTCACCGTCTGA
- a CDS encoding NAD(P)/FAD-dependent oxidoreductase — MSKGDATEVEHHRLVIAGSGIAGLTAAIYAARSNNEPLVLEGTEPGGQLTLTTEVDNYPGFPEGISGPELVNNMKAQAKRFGATVKNRVVKSVDASERPFKIELTTGDVITADAFIAASGASARTLGIPGEDDLMGYGVSTCATCDGAFFRDQEMVVIGGGDAAMEEASFLTKFASKVYLVHRREEFRAEDYWIDRVNEQVEDGTIEILRNTEVTEIHGTPEDGVSHVRMVRHPEGHPTEKLDDPETEEFDFETGAVFLAIGHTPNTDYLEGTGVQLDDAGYMITKGGKGAQQTATDVAGIFGAGDVVDFHYQQAITAGGMGCQAAIDADDYLEDLDREKRAEEPVAAAESDD; from the coding sequence ATGTCGAAAGGGGACGCAACCGAGGTCGAGCACCACCGACTCGTCATCGCCGGGTCAGGCATCGCTGGGCTCACCGCGGCCATTTATGCTGCTCGCTCGAACAACGAACCGCTCGTCTTAGAGGGCACAGAACCCGGTGGCCAGCTCACGCTGACCACCGAAGTGGACAACTATCCGGGCTTCCCGGAGGGAATCAGCGGGCCCGAACTCGTGAACAACATGAAAGCGCAGGCAAAGCGCTTTGGCGCAACCGTGAAAAATCGCGTCGTCAAATCCGTCGACGCATCCGAGCGCCCGTTCAAAATCGAACTCACGACGGGCGACGTCATCACGGCCGACGCCTTCATCGCCGCCTCGGGTGCGAGCGCCCGAACGCTCGGCATCCCCGGCGAGGACGACCTGATGGGCTACGGCGTCTCGACGTGTGCGACCTGTGACGGCGCGTTCTTCCGCGACCAGGAGATGGTCGTCATCGGCGGCGGCGACGCCGCGATGGAGGAAGCCTCTTTCCTCACGAAGTTCGCCTCGAAAGTCTACCTCGTCCATCGCCGCGAGGAGTTCCGCGCCGAGGACTACTGGATCGACCGCGTGAACGAGCAGGTCGAAGACGGTACAATCGAAATCCTTCGCAACACCGAAGTCACCGAGATTCACGGCACGCCAGAAGACGGCGTCAGCCACGTCCGGATGGTCCGCCACCCCGAGGGCCACCCGACCGAGAAACTCGACGACCCCGAGACCGAGGAATTCGACTTCGAGACGGGTGCCGTGTTCCTCGCAATCGGCCACACGCCGAACACGGACTACCTCGAAGGCACGGGCGTCCAGCTGGACGACGCGGGCTACATGATCACGAAGGGCGGCAAGGGCGCACAGCAGACCGCCACGGACGTGGCCGGCATCTTCGGCGCGGGCGACGTGGTGGACTTCCACTACCAGCAGGCCATCACCGCAGGCGGGATGGGCTGTCAGGCCGCCATCGACGCGGACGATTACTTAGAGGACTTAGACCGCGAGAAACGGGCCGAAGAACCAGTCGCCGCGGCAGAGTCAGACGACTAA
- a CDS encoding NRAMP family divalent metal transporter yields MTFTALRSGGAKLYAKMGPSWLAGAIAAGPATMASLLTAGTSFGFALLWVVVLSAILGTFAQYLAMRLGLRTETGLVAAVERHLGGGWAWLLVADAVLAAGLAQLVIMKGVADISATITGIDARIWGVAWALVLAFGLAGGGYRVAELGAKLLVSAVVCAFIASLFVVPIDPSAAIAGLVPTMPAGLSGALVVAGILGGAVHITLITMHSYTMRARGWTRDDTDIATTDIVASMFVAFGIYSLAIFLVAASVLHGAVSPEGLTHVSASQALGPLVGANAKWLFLLGLWGAAVSTLGGNTVVPPFLLADKLGWGTTVEDSRYRLLLAGFALVSAVGPFVGGSFFPLLVLVLAFGLVGTPFAIAIVLALLNDRRVVGETPAPWTNLGGVVLICITVLTAGSFVRGHLSTPGEPLSAFVLVFAAVLGTATLVVLGLAVRTALREETPRAATQ; encoded by the coding sequence ATGACATTCACCGCGCTCAGAAGTGGCGGCGCTAAACTGTACGCAAAGATGGGGCCCTCGTGGCTCGCCGGGGCGATTGCGGCGGGCCCGGCGACGATGGCCTCACTGCTGACCGCCGGCACGTCGTTCGGATTCGCGCTTCTCTGGGTCGTCGTGCTCTCTGCAATCCTCGGAACGTTCGCTCAGTACCTCGCGATGCGTCTCGGTCTCCGGACTGAAACCGGCCTTGTCGCTGCCGTCGAACGACACCTCGGCGGTGGCTGGGCGTGGCTGCTCGTCGCAGACGCCGTCCTCGCCGCGGGACTTGCCCAACTCGTCATCATGAAGGGCGTCGCCGACATCAGCGCGACCATCACCGGCATCGACGCCCGCATCTGGGGCGTTGCGTGGGCACTCGTCCTCGCGTTCGGTCTCGCGGGGGGAGGGTACCGCGTGGCAGAACTCGGTGCAAAACTTCTCGTCTCGGCCGTCGTTTGCGCCTTCATCGCGTCCCTCTTCGTCGTCCCAATCGACCCCAGTGCGGCGATCGCCGGCCTCGTCCCGACGATGCCCGCTGGGCTGTCGGGGGCGCTCGTCGTCGCCGGCATCCTCGGTGGAGCGGTCCACATCACGCTCATCACGATGCACTCCTACACCATGCGTGCCCGTGGCTGGACCCGCGACGACACAGACATCGCCACCACCGACATCGTGGCGTCGATGTTCGTCGCCTTCGGCATCTACAGCCTCGCTATCTTCCTCGTCGCCGCGAGCGTGCTCCACGGGGCCGTTTCGCCCGAGGGACTCACGCACGTCTCGGCCTCGCAGGCGCTCGGCCCGCTCGTCGGCGCGAACGCGAAGTGGCTGTTCCTGCTCGGCCTCTGGGGGGCCGCCGTCTCCACGCTCGGAGGCAACACCGTCGTCCCGCCATTTCTGCTCGCGGACAAACTCGGTTGGGGAACCACCGTCGAGGATTCGCGCTACCGCCTGCTCCTTGCCGGGTTCGCGCTCGTCTCCGCCGTTGGCCCGTTCGTCGGCGGGTCGTTCTTCCCGCTGCTCGTGCTGGTGCTCGCGTTCGGCCTCGTCGGGACACCCTTCGCCATCGCCATCGTCCTCGCGCTGTTGAACGACCGGCGAGTGGTCGGCGAGACCCCCGCTCCGTGGACGAATCTCGGCGGCGTCGTGCTCATCTGCATCACCGTGCTCACCGCCGGGTCGTTCGTCCGCGGCCACCTCTCGACGCCCGGGGAACCGCTGAGCGCGTTCGTCCTCGTTTTCGCCGCAGTGCTCGGCACCGCGACGCTCGTCGTCCTCGGACTGGCCGTCCGAACCGCGCTCAGAGAAGAGACGCCCCGGGCCGCCACCCAGTGA
- a CDS encoding 2,5-diamino-6-(ribosylamino)-4(3H)-pyrimidinone 5'-phosphate reductase has protein sequence MRVVVNAAMSVDGKLSHRRRKQVVISGDDDFDRMDAIRAENDAVMVGAGTVVADDPSLTVDDPDRRAAREARGVPENPARIVADSHARCPRESQVFDDRAHTYLLVTESAHPVRIRKLEREGVTVIVAGEDRVNLTAAFDALADHGIESIMVEGGGELIFSLFEEGLVDELTVFVGSLIIGGREAPTLADGEGFVAGFPRLELTDVQRMDDGVVLSYVPETTQ, from the coding sequence ATGCGCGTCGTCGTCAATGCAGCCATGAGCGTGGATGGAAAGCTCTCCCACCGCCGCCGCAAACAGGTGGTCATCAGCGGAGACGACGACTTCGACCGGATGGACGCCATCCGCGCCGAAAACGACGCCGTGATGGTCGGCGCGGGAACCGTCGTCGCCGACGACCCCAGCCTGACGGTTGACGACCCCGACCGCCGGGCCGCCCGTGAGGCCCGCGGCGTCCCCGAGAATCCCGCCCGCATCGTCGCAGACTCCCACGCCCGCTGCCCCCGCGAATCCCAGGTGTTCGACGACCGGGCACACACCTACCTACTCGTGACCGAATCCGCCCATCCCGTGCGCATCCGCAAACTGGAGCGCGAAGGGGTGACCGTCATCGTCGCCGGCGAAGACCGGGTGAACCTCACCGCCGCCTTCGATGCGCTCGCAGACCACGGCATCGAGTCCATCATGGTCGAGGGCGGGGGCGAACTCATCTTCTCGCTGTTCGAGGAGGGACTCGTCGACGAACTCACCGTGTTCGTCGGCTCGCTGATCATCGGCGGGCGCGAAGCCCCGACGCTCGCGGACGGTGAGGGATTCGTCGCTGGGTTCCCCCGCCTCGAACTGACCGACGTCCAGCGGATGGACGACGGCGTAGTGCTCAGCTACGTTCCGGAAACCACCCAGTAA
- a CDS encoding Single-stranded DNA binding protein, translating to MSLDDTAEELASALGADKAEVKRDLENLVQYSVPLEEAKQSVRRKYGGGGGSAPTPETVSISDITTDNSNVTVTAKVLTVGKRSIRYQNEDHLIHEGELADETGKISYTDWHDFGLTAGDTVTITNAGVREWEGNPELNLGDSSSVDPAESIEVPFAVGGDKPLTELAPGDRGVNVDVVVSEVEEKTISGRDGETTILSGVFADESGRLPFTDWDPHPELEAGASIRVSGAYIREFRGIPSVNISEFSTVEALDADLEVSDDAPRKRIDEAVGMGGLFDVELVGNLLSVRDGSGLIQRCPECNRVTQKGQCRSHGQVDGYDDLRVKAILDDGTSALTVILDRDLTEQVYGGSLEDALAAAREAMNQEVVADSIRENIVGGEFVVRGSLSVDDYGANLDATAFSESADDPAARAAAVLSEVDA from the coding sequence ATGAGTCTCGACGACACCGCCGAAGAGCTCGCCTCCGCTCTCGGCGCAGACAAAGCGGAGGTCAAACGCGACTTAGAAAACCTCGTCCAGTACAGCGTTCCACTGGAGGAAGCAAAACAGAGCGTCCGTCGGAAGTACGGTGGCGGCGGGGGGAGCGCACCCACGCCCGAAACCGTCTCCATCTCGGACATCACCACCGACAACTCGAACGTGACGGTGACGGCGAAGGTGCTCACGGTCGGCAAGCGCTCGATTCGCTATCAGAACGAAGACCACCTCATCCACGAGGGTGAACTCGCAGACGAGACCGGCAAAATCTCGTACACCGATTGGCACGATTTCGGTCTCACCGCCGGCGATACCGTGACCATTACGAACGCCGGCGTCCGCGAGTGGGAGGGCAATCCCGAACTCAACCTCGGGGACAGTTCCTCGGTGGACCCGGCAGAGAGCATCGAGGTGCCGTTCGCCGTGGGCGGGGACAAACCGCTCACCGAACTCGCACCCGGTGACCGTGGGGTCAACGTCGACGTCGTCGTCAGTGAAGTAGAGGAGAAGACCATCAGCGGTCGCGACGGAGAGACGACGATTCTCTCCGGCGTCTTCGCCGACGAATCCGGTCGTTTGCCGTTCACCGACTGGGACCCCCACCCGGAACTCGAGGCCGGCGCGTCGATTCGCGTCAGTGGGGCGTACATCCGCGAGTTCCGTGGCATCCCCTCGGTGAACATCTCCGAGTTTTCGACGGTCGAAGCGCTCGATGCCGACCTCGAAGTGAGCGACGACGCGCCGCGAAAGCGCATCGACGAGGCCGTCGGCATGGGCGGCCTGTTCGACGTCGAACTCGTCGGCAACCTCCTGTCGGTGCGCGACGGTTCTGGCCTCATCCAGCGCTGCCCCGAGTGCAACCGCGTGACCCAGAAGGGGCAGTGTCGCTCCCACGGACAGGTCGACGGCTACGACGACCTGCGCGTGAAGGCCATCCTCGACGACGGCACGAGCGCGCTCACGGTCATTCTGGACCGTGACCTGACCGAGCAGGTGTACGGCGGGTCGCTCGAAGACGCCCTTGCCGCCGCCCGCGAGGCGATGAACCAGGAGGTCGTCGCCGACTCGATTCGTGAGAACATCGTTGGCGGCGAGTTCGTCGTCCGCGGCAGTCTGAGCGTCGACGACTACGGCGCGAACCTGGACGCGACCGCGTTCAGCGAGTCGGCGGACGACCCGGCCGCGCGTGCTGCGGCCGTGCTCTCGGAGGTGGACGCATGA
- a CDS encoding RPA family protein gives MSATPVGREVAHRLFAAEFDDASLSYSESDEERAPNYVVTPTGARVNRMFAVGVLTEVNTVNEDQLRARIVDPTGAFVVYAGQYQPEALTFLENAAVPTFVAVTGKARTFEPEDSDRVYTSIRPESISEVDAETRERWTVTTAERTLERIETFAGALDVDARGEDLRAQLLAQGVSESLAAGIPKAIEHYGTTKAYLEAMETLATQALEVVTGDRDSVPSFDAEPSMAGPETPKRVRSFESVETAADADSAGADAVEAEVEAELEVDGDDSAAVAETTEPEPSDVETDEPVIEDSPPEESEQVVETEPAIDTEPPEDDATGTVPEAEPVDAAEATATRQGEPDDDVDDALGEPAENALDEVAESVSDPDDDVEDFDPGEVDEMYEMDEEERQQVEEEFGTEFSTGSEVGPAGEAGIDVPDPEEVEAEAAETAAEPEPEPEADEPEAETDSEADGDVDLEDAVLSAMRELDDGDGADREAVIAAVVEEHGVAVDAVEDAIQDALMDGQCYEPDENTLTAI, from the coding sequence ATGAGCGCCACGCCAGTCGGCCGCGAGGTCGCCCACCGCCTGTTCGCGGCCGAGTTCGACGACGCCTCGCTTTCCTACTCCGAATCGGACGAGGAACGCGCGCCGAACTACGTCGTCACCCCGACCGGCGCACGGGTCAACCGGATGTTCGCCGTTGGCGTCCTCACGGAGGTCAATACGGTGAACGAAGACCAGCTGCGCGCCCGCATCGTCGACCCGACCGGCGCGTTCGTGGTCTACGCCGGCCAGTACCAGCCAGAGGCGCTCACGTTCCTCGAAAACGCCGCCGTCCCGACGTTCGTCGCGGTGACGGGCAAGGCACGGACCTTCGAACCGGAGGACTCCGACCGCGTCTACACGTCCATCCGGCCCGAGAGCATCAGCGAGGTGGACGCAGAGACCCGAGAGCGGTGGACGGTCACCACCGCAGAGCGCACCTTAGAACGCATCGAAACGTTCGCCGGGGCGCTCGACGTGGACGCCCGCGGTGAAGACCTGCGTGCGCAGTTGCTCGCACAGGGAGTAAGCGAGAGTCTCGCCGCGGGCATCCCGAAGGCAATCGAACATTACGGCACCACGAAGGCTTACCTCGAAGCGATGGAGACGCTCGCGACGCAAGCACTCGAAGTCGTCACCGGCGACCGCGACTCGGTTCCGTCGTTCGATGCGGAGCCGTCGATGGCCGGCCCGGAGACGCCAAAACGCGTCCGCTCGTTCGAGTCGGTCGAGACGGCCGCAGACGCCGATTCAGCAGGGGCAGACGCCGTCGAAGCGGAAGTAGAAGCCGAACTCGAAGTCGACGGCGACGATTCTGCGGCCGTGGCCGAGACGACGGAACCCGAACCGAGCGACGTCGAAACCGACGAACCAGTCATCGAGGACAGTCCGCCCGAGGAGTCAGAACAAGTCGTCGAAACGGAGCCAGCCATCGACACGGAACCACCTGAAGACGACGCGACTGGTACGGTTCCCGAGGCCGAACCCGTCGACGCTGCGGAGGCGACGGCGACGAGGCAGGGGGAACCGGACGACGATGTGGACGACGCACTCGGCGAACCAGCCGAGAACGCACTCGATGAGGTGGCGGAGTCAGTCTCGGACCCGGACGACGACGTGGAGGACTTCGACCCCGGCGAGGTAGACGAGATGTACGAGATGGACGAGGAAGAGCGCCAGCAGGTCGAAGAAGAGTTCGGCACGGAGTTCTCGACGGGCTCTGAAGTCGGCCCCGCGGGCGAGGCGGGCATCGACGTGCCAGACCCCGAAGAAGTCGAAGCAGAGGCGGCTGAAACGGCCGCCGAACCGGAACCCGAACCTGAAGCCGACGAACCGGAAGCAGAAACCGACTCCGAAGCAGATGGTGACGTGGACCTCGAAGACGCCGTCCTCTCGGCCATGCGCGAACTCGACGACGGCGACGGTGCGGACCGCGAAGCCGTCATCGCCGCCGTGGTCGAAGAACACGGTGTGGCCGTCGACGCCGTCGAAGACGCGATTCAGGACGCGCTCATGGACGGCCAGTGCTACGAACCTGACGAGAACACGCTGACCGCCATCTGA
- a CDS encoding metallophosphoesterase — protein sequence MASSVEPIPGQAAAIADLSGERALVVADYHAGLEVALRWDGVSVPSKAPERREQLVRLREESNTDRVIVLGDFGNAIGAGSNEEIEEIHTLLAALDCPVTVVKGNHDGDIEEHIDGIDVTPAHGIRLGDVGFAHGHTWPAPDVLDAEILCTAHEHPQVRLTDDVGGQRTERVWLRGTVDPAPFAEFHGREFDGGAPFVVFPAFNDLVGGTWVNVQEDGFLSPFLPAGLRDGEAYLLDGTRLGNYDRI from the coding sequence ATGGCGAGTTCGGTCGAGCCGATTCCGGGGCAGGCGGCGGCGATAGCTGACCTGTCCGGGGAGCGTGCGCTCGTCGTCGCCGACTACCACGCGGGCCTCGAAGTCGCCCTCCGGTGGGATGGCGTTTCCGTCCCGAGCAAGGCCCCAGAGCGACGCGAGCAGCTCGTCCGCCTGCGAGAGGAATCGAACACAGACCGCGTCATCGTTTTAGGTGACTTCGGCAACGCAATCGGCGCAGGCTCGAACGAAGAAATCGAGGAAATTCACACGCTCCTCGCCGCCCTCGACTGCCCCGTAACCGTCGTCAAGGGCAACCACGACGGCGATATCGAGGAACATATCGATGGCATCGACGTGACGCCCGCCCACGGCATCCGCCTCGGTGATGTTGGCTTCGCCCACGGTCACACCTGGCCGGCCCCAGACGTTCTCGACGCCGAGATTCTCTGTACCGCCCACGAACATCCACAGGTCAGACTGACCGACGACGTGGGTGGGCAGCGCACCGAGCGCGTCTGGCTTCGCGGGACGGTGGACCCTGCGCCGTTCGCGGAGTTCCACGGCCGCGAGTTCGACGGCGGCGCGCCGTTCGTCGTCTTCCCGGCGTTCAACGACCTCGTCGGCGGGACGTGGGTGAACGTCCAAGAAGATGGCTTTCTCTCGCCGTTTCTCCCCGCGGGTCTCCGCGACGGCGAGGCCTATCTGCTCGATGGGACTCGGCTCGGGAACTACGACCGAATCTGA
- a CDS encoding DEAD/DEAH box helicase has product MTDGEVAGADAFTHLGEAVREALSARGFSTPTAPQRRAIPPLASGRDALVIAPTGTGKTETAMLPVFDAIVAKSPEERAGISALYITPLRALNRDMRSRLEWWGETLDVDVDVRHGDTTQYHRSKQANDPPDVLVTTPETLQAMLTGKKLRKALEDVSHVVVDEVHELAASKRGAQLTIGLERLRELAGPFQRIGLSATVGDPREVGKFLTGDRGCAIVEVDVGSRIDLTVHEPELVDEDEMLAGKLLTDPDIASHVRVIRDLVADHESTLIFVNTRQTAEALGSRFKELDLNIGVHHGSLSRDARVEVEDQFKAGELDALLCTSSMELGIDVGRVDHVIQYSSPREVSRMLQRVGRAGHRRDATSHGTIVTTRPDDTFEAMVIARRAGVNEVEEANIHHGSLDTVANQIAGIVMDFGDVSGRKAYDIVTRAYPFADLTEEQFKEVVEELSYNRIVWLDEEKDLLSKSGGTWRYFYANLSMIPDEETFEVYDMASGRQVGTLDERFVVNFAGPGEVFIQRGEMWRITEIDDEKQRVQVTPIEDPSGEVPSWTGSEIPVPFEVAQEVGELRGVASDQIDDDEDREAVARFIAGRYPADHRTIEEALNPIARQREQGHPIPTDDRVVIEFQGRTVVVNACFGHKVNETLGRVLSALIGQRTGSSVGLDVDPYRIELEVPRDVTASTVVEVLEATDPDHLQPLIELSLKNADALKFKLAQVAAKFGSLQSWQGDSNRQFGLSRLLSALAETPVYDEAVREILHEDLDIARAAAVLERIQSGDIELVKVGGRTAIGVDGRSSGRELLAPENADASVIQTVRERIQNDRMLLFCLHCQEWERKQKVSRIPDQPQCPLCDSSRIAALNPWADEVVSAVKAREKDDEQEKMTRRAYRSASLVQSHGKKAIIALAARGVGPHNAARIIGKLRENENEFYRDILGQERQYARTKSFWD; this is encoded by the coding sequence ATGACTGACGGCGAGGTCGCGGGAGCCGACGCATTCACTCACCTCGGCGAGGCGGTTCGCGAGGCCCTCTCTGCGCGTGGCTTTTCGACGCCGACGGCTCCCCAGCGGCGGGCGATTCCGCCGCTCGCATCCGGTCGGGACGCGCTCGTCATCGCGCCGACTGGGACTGGAAAGACGGAGACAGCCATGCTGCCCGTCTTCGACGCCATCGTCGCGAAATCGCCCGAGGAGCGCGCGGGCATCTCTGCGCTCTACATCACGCCACTTCGCGCTCTGAATCGCGACATGCGCAGTCGCCTCGAATGGTGGGGCGAGACCCTCGACGTGGACGTGGACGTTCGTCACGGGGATACGACGCAGTACCACCGGAGCAAGCAGGCGAACGACCCGCCAGACGTGCTCGTGACCACGCCGGAGACGCTGCAAGCGATGCTCACGGGGAAGAAACTCCGCAAAGCCCTCGAAGACGTTTCGCACGTCGTCGTCGACGAGGTACACGAACTCGCCGCATCGAAACGCGGCGCGCAATTGACCATCGGTCTGGAGCGGCTGCGCGAACTCGCTGGCCCGTTCCAGCGAATCGGCCTCTCGGCGACCGTCGGCGACCCGAGGGAGGTCGGGAAGTTCCTCACTGGCGACCGAGGGTGTGCCATCGTCGAGGTGGACGTGGGCAGTCGAATTGACCTCACCGTCCACGAACCTGAACTCGTCGACGAGGACGAGATGCTCGCCGGGAAACTGCTGACCGACCCGGACATCGCGAGCCACGTCCGCGTCATTCGCGACCTCGTGGCCGACCACGAATCCACGCTCATCTTCGTGAACACCCGACAGACGGCGGAAGCCCTCGGGTCGCGGTTCAAGGAACTCGACCTGAACATCGGCGTCCACCACGGGTCGCTCTCCCGAGACGCCCGCGTCGAGGTCGAAGACCAGTTCAAGGCGGGCGAACTCGACGCCCTGCTCTGTACCTCGTCGATGGAACTCGGCATCGACGTGGGCCGAGTCGACCACGTCATCCAGTATTCGAGTCCCCGCGAAGTCTCGCGGATGCTCCAGCGCGTCGGGCGGGCGGGCCATCGCCGAGACGCCACCTCCCACGGCACTATCGTCACGACGCGCCCGGACGACACCTTCGAGGCGATGGTCATCGCTCGCCGCGCCGGGGTCAACGAGGTCGAGGAGGCGAACATCCACCACGGTAGCCTCGACACCGTCGCCAACCAGATTGCGGGCATCGTCATGGATTTCGGCGACGTGTCGGGGCGCAAAGCCTACGACATCGTGACGCGAGCCTATCCGTTCGCCGACCTCACCGAAGAACAGTTCAAGGAGGTCGTCGAGGAACTCTCGTACAACCGCATCGTCTGGCTGGACGAGGAGAAAGACCTCCTCTCGAAGAGCGGCGGGACGTGGCGTTACTTCTACGCGAACCTCTCGATGATTCCCGACGAGGAAACCTTCGAGGTGTACGACATGGCGAGTGGGCGGCAGGTCGGCACCCTGGACGAGCGGTTCGTCGTCAACTTCGCTGGCCCGGGCGAGGTGTTCATCCAGCGCGGCGAGATGTGGCGCATCACGGAAATCGACGACGAGAAACAGCGCGTGCAGGTGACGCCCATCGAGGACCCCTCCGGCGAAGTGCCCTCGTGGACGGGCAGCGAGATTCCCGTCCCGTTCGAGGTTGCCCAGGAAGTCGGCGAACTCCGAGGGGTCGCCAGCGACCAAATCGACGACGACGAGGACCGCGAAGCGGTCGCCCGGTTCATCGCCGGGCGGTATCCGGCCGACCACCGCACCATCGAGGAAGCCCTGAACCCCATCGCTCGCCAACGCGAACAGGGTCACCCAATTCCGACCGACGACCGCGTCGTCATCGAGTTCCAGGGGCGGACCGTGGTCGTAAACGCCTGCTTCGGACACAAGGTAAACGAGACGCTCGGCCGCGTGCTCTCCGCGCTTATCGGCCAGCGAACGGGTTCATCCGTGGGCCTCGACGTAGACCCCTACCGCATCGAACTGGAGGTGCCCCGCGACGTGACCGCGAGCACGGTGGTCGAGGTGCTCGAAGCGACCGACCCCGACCACCTCCAGCCACTCATCGAACTGAGCCTGAAGAACGCAGACGCGCTCAAGTTCAAACTCGCGCAAGTTGCGGCGAAGTTCGGTTCGCTGCAGAGTTGGCAGGGCGATTCGAACCGCCAGTTCGGCCTCAGCCGCCTGCTCTCGGCACTCGCGGAGACGCCCGTCTACGACGAGGCGGTCCGCGAAATACTCCACGAGGACTTAGACATCGCCCGCGCGGCGGCCGTCCTCGAACGGATACAGTCCGGTGACATCGAACTCGTCAAGGTGGGCGGACGCACCGCCATCGGGGTGGACGGCCGCTCCTCGGGACGCGAACTGCTCGCCCCGGAGAACGCAGACGCGAGCGTCATCCAGACCGTCCGCGAGCGCATTCAGAACGACCGAATGTTGCTGTTCTGTCTGCACTGTCAGGAGTGGGAGCGAAAACAGAAGGTCAGCCGAATCCCCGACCAGCCCCAGTGCCCGCTGTGTGACTCAAGTCGCATCGCTGCGCTCAATCCCTGGGCCGACGAGGTAGTGTCGGCGGTCAAGGCACGGGAGAAAGACGACGAACAGGAGAAGATGACGCGCCGAGCCTATCGTTCGGCCAGTCTCGTCCAGAGTCACGGCAAGAAGGCAATCATCGCGCTCGCGGCGCGCGGCGTCGGCCCGCACAACGCCGCGCGTATCATCGGAAAGTTACGCGAAAATGAAAACGAGTTCTACCGCGATATTCTGGGCCAGGAACGCCAGTACGCTCGAACGAAGTCCTTCTGGGACTAA